In Urechidicola croceus, a single window of DNA contains:
- a CDS encoding Dps family protein, with protein sequence MNYLNMNKKELIPVVHELNILLADYNMYYQKLRSYHWNIVGKNFFDLHVKFEELYNDAKIKIDDVAERILTLRNHPVSNFSKYLKISSIKETSALKTDKEMVVNILNDHSILLEQMSTVIKESEKIGDEGTIDMVGAYIGSLEKTSWMLEAWLKNTSEEFETSEMKKMGVTVS encoded by the coding sequence ATGAACTATTTAAATATGAATAAAAAAGAATTAATACCAGTTGTACATGAATTAAACATTTTATTGGCCGACTACAATATGTACTATCAAAAGTTAAGAAGTTATCATTGGAACATAGTAGGGAAAAACTTTTTTGATTTACATGTTAAGTTTGAAGAACTTTACAATGATGCCAAAATAAAAATTGATGATGTGGCTGAACGAATTTTAACATTGAGAAATCATCCCGTAAGTAATTTTAGTAAATACTTGAAAATTTCTTCAATTAAAGAGACATCAGCCTTAAAAACTGATAAAGAAATGGTTGTAAATATTTTAAATGACCATTCTATATTATTAGAACAAATGTCAACAGTAATTAAAGAATCCGAAAAAATTGGTGACGAAGGTACGATTGATATGGTTGGAGCTTATATAGGTAGTTTAGAGAAGACTAGTTGGATGCTAGAAGCATGGTTGAAAAATACATCCGAAGAATTTGAAACTTCTGAAATGAAAAAAATGGGTGTAACTGTTTCATAA
- a CDS encoding mechanosensitive ion channel family protein — translation MESKLEANLYNAWDKMLDKLTDWLDIFILSIPNIIIALLVFTIAIIFSKYLRKFTLKILKRSNLQASMKNLIAKIVSVVVVLLGLFLILGILNLGKALNTILAGAGVAGLAVGLALQGALANTYSGIILSYVKQLKFGDWIKSNGYEGEVIDINLRAVTVKQKDNNLVYIPNKLVVENPIKNYSTTAQSRVILNCGVGYESNLENVKELVIETIISNFKDVKTDDKIIFLYKEFGDSSINFETRFWINSTSGLEVAKAKSKAIIFIKKAFDKHNINIPFPIRTLEFSNNLTMKNLKLETSENE, via the coding sequence ATGGAATCAAAATTAGAAGCAAACCTATATAATGCATGGGATAAAATGTTAGATAAATTAACTGATTGGCTTGATATATTTATTTTAAGTATACCAAATATTATTATAGCGCTTTTAGTATTCACTATTGCTATTATTTTTTCAAAATACTTGCGCAAATTCACATTAAAAATTCTAAAAAGGAGCAATTTACAAGCATCAATGAAAAACCTTATAGCCAAGATAGTATCAGTAGTTGTAGTATTGCTTGGGTTATTCTTAATTCTTGGAATTTTAAACTTAGGAAAGGCGTTAAACACAATTTTAGCTGGTGCTGGTGTTGCAGGTTTAGCTGTTGGTTTAGCATTACAAGGTGCGTTGGCTAACACCTATTCTGGAATTATTCTTTCGTATGTAAAACAATTAAAATTTGGTGATTGGATTAAAAGTAATGGTTATGAAGGTGAAGTGATTGATATTAATCTACGAGCAGTAACAGTTAAACAAAAAGATAACAATTTAGTATACATTCCAAATAAATTAGTAGTTGAAAACCCTATTAAAAATTACTCTACAACGGCTCAATCTAGAGTTATATTAAACTGCGGTGTAGGCTATGAAAGTAATTTAGAAAATGTAAAAGAACTTGTAATTGAGACAATCATATCAAACTTTAAAGATGTGAAAACTGATGATAAAATCATATTTCTTTATAAGGAATTTGGCGATAGCTCTATCAATTTCGAAACTAGATTTTGGATCAATTCAACCTCAGGACTAGAAGTTGCAAAAGCAAAAAGTAAGGCAATAATTTTTATTAAAAAAGCATTTGACAAACACAATATTAACATTCCATTTCCAATCAGAACATTGGAATTTTCAAATAATCTTACAATGAAAAATCTGAAATTAGAAACTTCTGAAAATGAATAA
- a CDS encoding Hsp20/alpha crystallin family protein, producing the protein MSNLVSVPKNGSLANSNSNQNFPTLSNWLDDIFNRDLPSVFTSNFNTGITLPKVNIKETADDFTVEMAVPGLKKSDFHIDIDNQVLSISTETKEENEHKEENYTRREFGYSSFKRTFTLPESVNDEKINASYNEGILSILLPKKEEAKQKPARSIKIS; encoded by the coding sequence ATGAGCAATTTAGTTAGTGTTCCTAAAAACGGAAGTTTAGCGAACAGCAATTCAAATCAAAACTTCCCAACTTTGTCAAATTGGTTAGATGACATCTTTAATCGAGATCTACCATCAGTATTTACCTCAAACTTCAATACTGGAATTACTTTACCAAAAGTAAATATCAAAGAAACTGCTGATGATTTTACGGTGGAAATGGCAGTTCCAGGTCTTAAAAAATCAGATTTCCATATTGACATCGATAATCAAGTATTATCAATCTCGACAGAGACAAAGGAAGAAAATGAACATAAAGAAGAGAATTATACTCGTAGAGAGTTTGGTTACTCTTCTTTCAAAAGAACCTTTACTCTGCCTGAAAGTGTAAATGATGAAAAAATTAATGCGAGTTATAACGAGGGCATTTTGAGTATTCTTTTACCGAAAAAAGAAGAGGCAAAACAAAAGCCTGCTAGAAGCATTAAGATTTCATAA